In a single window of the Tigriopus californicus strain San Diego chromosome 2, Tcal_SD_v2.1, whole genome shotgun sequence genome:
- the LOC131892822 gene encoding protein spinster-like produces MGWDTKKTSVGLLCFVNLINYMDRYTVSGVLSEIEADLDLEHWQGGLLQTAFIVCYFASAPLFGYLGDRYSRKWLMIVGMVAWSLCTLIGTFMPTYWPFLVFRAAIGFGEAGFTSIAPTVLGDLYANEGRSIVLALFYFAIPVGSGLGYIVGSGVGAAFGDWRWGLRVTPILNVIAVLLMIFFMKDPERGEADTLNPHRAGNSFKDYVQDLVYLIKNRSFILTTLGFTFLCFCTGSLSWWGPVFVEDAIKVREEYGLETAIGVNDVAFIFGVIMCIAGVLGLCLGSGLSYKLRDRYPWVDPVICGVGLVVSAPFLFCALGYAQDGVVLALVLVTIGEAFLNMNWAVVVDISLYVVVPNRRSSAEALQLMLSHALGEAGSPYLIGLMAGSLKENMIGDASHNPSNGTLNMSDMERDYYAFQYSLFMCVAFEVVGGLFFLWATLYVVDDKRKAAEYIQDFDESLVGGEIQNPSFNQASGSSSRRNSVSKKDVKQS; encoded by the exons ATGGGGTGGGACACCAAGAAGACCTCAGTGGGTCTACTTTGTTTTGTGAATCTAATCAATTACATGGATCGATACACAGTGTCAG GAGTCCTTTCTGAAATTGAAGCCGATCTGGACCTGGAACATTGGCAGGGAGGATTGCTCCAAACAGCTTTCATTGTATGCTACTTTGCTTCCGCTCCACTTTTTGGCTACCTCGGAGATCGCTATTCCAGGAAATGGTTGATGATTGTGGGCATGGTGGCCTGGAGTTTGTGTACACTCATTGGGACTTTTATGCCG ACGTATTGGCCGTTTTTGGTCTTCAGAGCAGCGATTGGGTTTGGTGAAGCGGGCTTCACTTCCATTGCTCCGACTGTGTTAGGGGATCTCTATGCGAATGAAGGCCGCTCGATTGTGTTGGCCTTGTTCTATTTTGCCATCCCCGTTGGAAG TGGTCTTGGATATATTGTGGGCTCTGGTGTTGGAGCAGCCTTTGGGGATTGGCGTTGGGGATTGCGGGTGACTCCAATCCTGAATGTGATTGCGGTTTTgctcatgatttttttcatgaaagatCCTGAGCGAG GTGAGGCAGATACTCTTAATCCACATCGGGCTGGCAACAGTTTCAAGGATTATGTGCAAGACCTTGTGTATCTCATCAAGAATCGCTCGTTTATCTTGACGACCTTGGGGTTCACCTTCCTCTGTTTTTGCACGGGTTCCTTATCTTGGTGGGGACCAGTTTTTGTGGAAGATGCCATCAAGGTCCGGGAAGAATATGGCCTTGAAACAGCTATTGGAGTCAATGA TGTTGCTTTCATATTTGGCGTCATCATGTGTATAGCCGGGGTCTTGGGGCTTTGTTTGGGCTCGGGCTTGTCGTACAAGCTCCGGGATCGCTATCCATGGGTGGACCCGGTGATCTGCGGGGTGGGCCTGGTAGTGTCCGCCCCATTCCTGTTCTGTGCCCTTGGCTACGCTCAAGATGGCGTTGTATTAGCATTGGTCCTGGTCACCATCGGCGAGGCATTCCTCAACATGAATTGGGCTGTCGTGGTTGATATTTCCTTG taTGTTGTGGTGCCCAATCGTCGATCGTCGGCCGAGGCTTTGCAGCTGATGTTGTCTCATGCTTTGGGTGAAGCTGGCAGCCCTTATTTGATAGGTCTTATGGCGGGGTCTTTGAAGGAGAACATGATTGGGGATGCATCACACAATCCAT CTAATGGAACCCTAAACATGTCAGATATGGAGAGAGATTACTACGCATTTCAATACTCCTTATTTATGTGTGTAGCCTTTGAAGTGGTTGGaggcctttttttcctctgggCGACACTGTACGTGGTGGATGACAAACGAAAGGCTGCCGAATACATTCAAG ATTTCGACGAAAGTTTGGTGGGAGGCGAGATTCAAAATCCATCCTTTAATCAAGCCAGTGGATCTTCTAGTCGTAGAAATTCGGTCTCAAAAAAAGATGTGAAACAATCTTGA